One part of the Halobacteria archaeon AArc-dxtr1 genome encodes these proteins:
- a CDS encoding GNAT family N-acetyltransferase: protein MLPRTAQFPREVDDDGEPVLRVTASSSELSATVVDSIRTVDRAQWNDVVERAVAGTIFHRYEWLEAIERGLGYPARHVLVEKDTNLIGLFPNFVVSLPKTPFSRLTSIYPGFGGPLATTDVADALSLAHDALARLDDSATVLHEVRACNPNVLRYGDFFRSRGYQCNRVEGRFLLNLARGYDEVFEEMDSSKRRAIRRGRETDHEIVESELTLDAIARFHQRYARRMRNIDGIVYPRSFFEHLAAMDEHVLLVTLRVEGEYAGGFLELLDEQRSTVHGFFAGVPAEYFEYHSSELLYDYVFQWAIENGYETYDFGGAGSDFQDGFFQFKEEFGGDLVPNLYWERGTNPVWPAVKAGRSLYRKHTD from the coding sequence ATGCTCCCCCGAACCGCACAGTTCCCACGGGAGGTTGACGACGACGGAGAGCCAGTCCTCCGAGTGACAGCGTCCTCATCGGAACTGTCTGCAACTGTCGTTGATTCGATTCGAACCGTCGACCGCGCTCAATGGAACGATGTCGTCGAGCGAGCGGTCGCGGGAACGATCTTTCACCGATACGAGTGGCTCGAAGCGATCGAACGAGGACTCGGCTACCCTGCCAGACACGTCCTCGTCGAGAAGGATACGAATCTGATCGGGTTGTTCCCGAACTTCGTCGTCTCACTGCCGAAGACGCCGTTTTCGCGACTGACCTCGATCTACCCTGGCTTCGGGGGGCCGCTGGCGACGACCGACGTCGCGGACGCGCTTTCGCTGGCTCACGATGCGCTGGCCCGCCTGGACGATAGCGCTACGGTCCTCCACGAGGTGCGAGCCTGCAATCCGAACGTCCTCCGGTACGGCGACTTCTTCCGATCCCGTGGATACCAGTGCAACCGTGTGGAGGGTCGGTTCCTGTTGAATCTCGCGAGAGGATACGACGAGGTGTTTGAGGAGATGGATAGTTCGAAACGCCGTGCAATCAGACGCGGCCGAGAGACCGACCACGAGATCGTCGAGAGCGAACTGACACTCGACGCCATCGCCCGCTTCCACCAGCGATACGCGCGGCGCATGAGAAATATCGACGGAATCGTCTACCCACGGTCGTTTTTCGAACATCTGGCCGCGATGGACGAACACGTTCTGCTCGTCACCCTCCGCGTCGAGGGGGAGTACGCGGGGGGCTTCTTGGAACTGCTCGACGAGCAGCGGTCGACTGTCCACGGCTTCTTCGCCGGCGTCCCCGCCGAGTACTTTGAGTACCACAGTTCGGAACTGCTCTACGACTACGTCTTCCAGTGGGCGATCGAAAACGGTTACGAGACGTACGACTTCGGCGGTGCCGGCTCTGACTTCCAGGATGGCTTCTTCCAGTTCAAAGAGGAGTTTGGCGGCGATCTCGTCCCGAACCTCTACTGGGAGCGGGGAACGAACCCAGTCTGGCCAGCGGTCAAGGCGGGACGCTCGCTCTACCGGAAGCACACCGACTGA